In a single window of the Rhodothermales bacterium genome:
- a CDS encoding NAD(P)-dependent alcohol dehydrogenase: MKVAAVKTPGGPGKLIIEERPDPVPGPGEILVRMRASSLNYHDFFVIMGMIPTEDGRIPMSDGAGEVIAVGEGASKFKTGDHVLSLFFPNWLKGSIDALGFGSVPGDGTDGFAAELVALPETAFTRMPEGYSFTEAATLPCAALTAWRGMFVEGSVKPGDWVLTQGTGGVSVFALQFAKAAGARVISTSSSDEKLKRMKALGADHLINYKKTPEWGRQALELTGGRGVDEVVEIGGAGTLAQSIEASRVGGHISLIGVLTGLSGEVPTAAFLTKNLTMSGITVGSAEHQEDMIAAIEASGIKPVLDKDFPLDQIADAFAYQESQKHFGKITLSI; the protein is encoded by the coding sequence ATGAAAGTTGCTGCCGTCAAGACGCCAGGTGGTCCTGGAAAACTGATCATCGAAGAGCGCCCTGATCCGGTTCCGGGCCCTGGAGAAATTCTCGTGCGTATGCGTGCATCGTCGCTCAACTATCACGATTTTTTTGTCATCATGGGCATGATACCGACTGAGGATGGACGCATCCCGATGTCCGATGGCGCCGGTGAAGTGATCGCTGTTGGCGAAGGTGCATCGAAATTCAAGACGGGCGACCATGTCCTCAGCCTGTTCTTTCCAAATTGGCTGAAGGGATCCATCGATGCGCTGGGATTTGGCAGTGTGCCAGGTGATGGAACCGACGGGTTTGCCGCTGAGCTTGTCGCGCTGCCTGAAACTGCATTCACCCGCATGCCGGAAGGCTACTCCTTCACCGAAGCGGCAACGCTGCCTTGCGCGGCGCTGACAGCATGGCGAGGTATGTTTGTTGAGGGATCTGTGAAGCCCGGCGATTGGGTGCTGACCCAGGGGACCGGCGGCGTGTCTGTATTCGCGTTGCAATTTGCCAAAGCGGCTGGTGCGCGTGTGATTTCGACATCATCTTCAGATGAGAAGCTTAAGCGCATGAAAGCGCTCGGCGCAGATCATCTCATCAACTACAAGAAAACACCGGAATGGGGCCGCCAGGCACTCGAATTGACGGGCGGACGCGGCGTCGATGAAGTGGTCGAGATTGGCGGAGCGGGCACTTTGGCTCAATCCATAGAAGCAAGCCGAGTTGGCGGGCATATCTCCCTGATTGGTGTGCTAACCGGCTTGTCAGGCGAAGTGCCGACAGCAGCGTTCCTTACTAAGAACCTTACCATGTCCGGCATCACCGTTGGCTCAGCCGAACATCAGGAAGACATGATCGCCGCGATCGAGGCAAGCGGGATCAAGCCGGTCCTGGACAAAGATTTCCCATTGGATCAAATCGCGGACGCCTTTGCCTATCAAGAGAGCCAGAAGCATTTCGGGAAGATCACGCTATCGATCTAA